Proteins encoded within one genomic window of Anastrepha ludens isolate Willacy chromosome 4, idAnaLude1.1, whole genome shotgun sequence:
- the LOC128860959 gene encoding Golgi reassembly-stacking protein 2 produces the protein MGSSHSVEVPGGGTEGYHVLKVQDNSPGQKAGLEAFFDFIVAIAGTRLDQDNDMLKELLRQNVDKPVRLTVYSSKTQTVRELMLTPSKNWGGQGLLGVSIRFCSFEGANENVWHILEVHPNSPAEIAGLRAYSDYVIGADAIRHENDDLFTLIETHEQQPLKMYVYNIDDDACREVTIKPNRNWGGEGALGCGIGYGYLHRIPVQAEGSIAKAPTTIEPVNTPTIAASTIPPTSTTATPLIAPTLPYVPPLTNTFKQPQSTDVPDNTAVSTATSQQPSVFQTYFNPDALTSTAGSSAFDVADKIANPAHSQTVAVTEQKSSEIKALFLTPPAAPNSQPNQFYVSNLPPPANLFIPGSHEQPVSAATLTNTTIGASQLQCPQATLPPPFVSTATVPMYSMTSQPQQYMTAPQALSYPAAQTVPTYPQVQPTGGLYPTQPTPMPPQMFAQQVAPESNTPASGASVPPANVSATTMSHMQSIQQTFAN, from the coding sequence ATGGGTTCAAGTCATAGTGTAGAGGTACCCGGAGGTGGCACTGAAGGGTATCATGTGTTAAAGGTGCAGGACAATTCTCCTGGCCAGAAGGCAGGTTTGgaagcatttttcgattttattgTTGCCATAGCTGGTACACGTCTTGATCAGGATAATGACATGTTGAAAGAATTGCTGCGTCAAAATGTTGACAAGCCCGTGAGATTAACGGTGTACTCAAGTAAGACGCAAACAGTACGAGAGCTAATGTTGACTCCAAGTAAAAATTGGGGCGGACAGGGTTTGTTGGGTGTAAGTATACGCTTTTGCTCATTTGAAGGAGCAAATGAAAATGTCTGGCACATTCTTGAGGTGCATCCCAATTCGCCGGCAGAAATCGCTGGGCTGCGTGCCTATTCGGATTACGTTATTGGGGCAGATGCCATACGCCACGAAAATGATGACTTATTTACATTGATTGAAACACACGAACAACAACcacttaaaatgtatgtatataatattgaTGACGATGCCTGCCGTGAGGTGACAATTAAGCCAAATAGGAATTGGGGAGGAGAGGGAGCGTTGGGTTGCGGCATTGGCTATGGTTACTTGCATCGTATACCAGTGCAAGCAGAGGGTTCAATCGCCAAAGCACCAACTACAATCGAACCAGTGAACACTCCAACTATTGCAGCTAGCACCATACCACCGacatcaacaacagcaacacctCTTATCGCACCAACACTGCCTTACGTCCCTCCTTTAACGAACACCTTTAAGCAACCACAAAGTACTGACGTGCCGGACAACACCGCAGTTTCCACAGCAACTTCACAACAGccaagtgtttttcaaacatacTTCAATCCTGATGCTTTGACAAGTACTGCAGGTAGTAGCGCATTTGACGTGGCAGACAAGATAGCAAACCCAGCACATAGTCAAACAGTAGCAGTAACGGAGCAAAAAAGTAGCGAAATTAAAGCATTGTTTCTCACTCCTCCTGCTGCTCCTAATTCGCAACCAAATCAGTTCTATGTTTCTAATTTACCGCCACCTGCAAACTTATTCATACCCGGATCTCATGAGCAACCAGTGTCCGCAGCCACCCTAACCAATACCACAATCGGAGCCTCGCAGTTGCAATGTCCCCAGGCCACATTACCTCCACCATTCGTTTCTACGGCTACGGTACCAATGTATTCCATGACATCTCAGCCCCAACAATACATGACAGCACCACAGGCACTATCATATCCAGCAGCGCAAACTGTGCCCACTTATCCACAAGTGCAACCAACAGGCGGGCTCTATCCGACACAGCCAACACCTATGCCACCACAAATGTTTGCACAACAAGTTGCACCTGAATCGAATACACCTGCCAGCGGAGCATCGGTACCGCCTGCAAATGTCTCGGCAACAACCATGTCACATATgcaatctatccaacaaacgtTTGCTAATTAG
- the LOC128862442 gene encoding probable prefoldin subunit 6 — MDKNSAALVKKLQSELDAYQNLQKTCVKLVKQRTLLESQLNENKCVLDELNLLGPDNKVYKLYGPVLVKQDLEESRQNVGKRIEYISKELKSSNDTLENMEKDMTKHRETVQKLQQQYQVAVAMK; from the exons ATGGATAAAAACAGCGCAGCTTTGGTGAAGAAATTGCAGTCTGAGTTGGACGCCtatcaaaatttgcaaaaaa CCTGCGTAAAGCTTGTGAAACAGCGTACACTTCTAGAATCTCAGCTTAATGAGAACAAGTGTGTGCTTGACGAATTAAACCTACTCGGCCCCGATAACAAAGTTTACAAGTTGTATGGGCCTGTGCTTGTGAAACAAGATCTGGAGGAGTCACGTCAAAATGTTGGTAAACGTATAGAGTATATTTCTAAAGAACTGAAAAGTTCTAACGATACTttggaaaatatggaaaaagataTGACAAAACACCGCGAGACAGTGCAAaagctgcaacaacaatatcaagtgGCTGTGGCAATGAAGTGA